The Thermoplasma acidophilum DSM 1728 genome includes a window with the following:
- a CDS encoding DNA methyltransferase, translating to MVDVQISLGAIEKAIDGIKSAPDMDTVRKVTGSLRSTVGNGIDGGESVTVNADAFYQIIDKIERSRTTERAIHYADEIYRMAFRPRKLPYSDMDLSRWREYGDVITDSLWIFKERDYSGSKLGWYWGNFVPQIPRQMMMRYTKRNEWVIDPFSGSGTTLIEAKKLGRNAIGIEINPEVSRRSSEIIRKIRGDGLARIYTENSMTVDIKHLMDENGIDRFSMAILHPPYHDIIKFSDDPGDLSNARSVDDFLVMLSRVVKNIADHLEDGRFMAMVIGDKYRKGEWIPLGFYAMQAVMNISFRLKSTIVKNFEFTRGKAGSEALWRYRALSGGFYVFKHEYIFLFQKT from the coding sequence ATGGTCGATGTGCAGATATCCCTAGGCGCGATAGAGAAGGCTATAGACGGAATAAAATCGGCTCCGGACATGGATACAGTTCGCAAGGTGACAGGCAGCCTTCGTTCAACGGTGGGAAATGGAATCGATGGTGGAGAAAGCGTAACTGTAAATGCCGATGCCTTCTACCAGATAATCGACAAAATTGAGAGATCGCGCACAACGGAACGCGCCATCCATTATGCAGATGAAATTTATAGGATGGCCTTCAGGCCAAGGAAGCTTCCATACAGCGATATGGATCTATCAAGATGGAGGGAGTATGGAGACGTCATAACGGACAGCCTGTGGATCTTCAAGGAGAGGGACTACAGTGGGTCAAAGCTTGGATGGTACTGGGGAAATTTTGTGCCACAGATACCAAGGCAGATGATGATGAGGTACACAAAGAGGAACGAATGGGTAATAGATCCCTTCAGCGGCAGCGGCACCACTCTCATAGAGGCGAAGAAACTCGGAAGAAATGCCATCGGTATTGAGATAAATCCTGAAGTCAGCAGGAGATCGTCTGAGATCATTCGCAAGATTCGAGGCGATGGGCTTGCGCGCATATATACGGAAAATTCAATGACGGTCGATATTAAACATCTTATGGATGAGAATGGCATAGATCGATTCAGCATGGCGATACTCCATCCACCCTACCATGACATAATAAAGTTTTCCGATGACCCGGGCGATCTGTCCAATGCGAGAAGCGTGGATGATTTTCTAGTCATGCTGTCAAGGGTGGTTAAAAACATCGCTGATCACCTCGAAGACGGAAGATTCATGGCCATGGTGATCGGAGACAAATACAGGAAAGGGGAATGGATACCGCTTGGCTTCTACGCGATGCAGGCAGTAATGAATATCAGCTTCAGGCTGAAGAGCACCATCGTGAAGAACTTTGAGTTCACGAGGGGAAAAGCCGGATCGGAAGCACTCTGGCGCTATCGTGCCCTATCGGGCGGATTCTATGTATTCAAGCATGAATACATATTCCTGTTCCAGAAAACCTAA
- a CDS encoding G1 family glutamic endopeptidase, with protein sequence MAIVSLAMVISFSPVLSYVDANSFYAFDHSVSMGTSESLNWAGHAVVPSDGSAHNVTMSLIIPNTDTSGNSYAAFWVGIDGYNDNTAERTGILGEPSGYGHNSKTVYKV encoded by the coding sequence ATGGCAATTGTTTCGCTCGCCATGGTCATATCGTTCTCGCCCGTCCTGAGCTATGTGGATGCTAATTCATTCTACGCTTTCGATCACAGTGTATCGATGGGAACCTCGGAATCGCTCAACTGGGCCGGACACGCTGTAGTTCCCAGCGATGGCAGCGCTCACAACGTAACGATGTCGCTGATCATACCCAATACGGACACCTCTGGAAATTCCTATGCCGCTTTCTGGGTCGGTATAGACGGCTACAATGACAACACGGCGGAGCGGACAGGCATATTGGGAGAGCCGAGCGGATACGGACATAATTCAAAGACAGTTTACAAGGTCTGA
- a CDS encoding winged helix-turn-helix transcriptional regulator, whose amino-acid sequence MIKTDRGEICIDPAEPILHIIGKKYAIFIVSVLGNDNTRKNFNDLMRAVPGISSTMLSARLHEMNECGLIERHEGDIVTYELTERGREIRKRMLPLIEYLADAD is encoded by the coding sequence ATGATAAAGACTGATAGGGGAGAGATCTGCATAGATCCAGCGGAGCCCATTCTGCACATAATAGGAAAGAAATACGCCATCTTCATCGTATCTGTGCTGGGAAACGATAACACAAGAAAGAACTTCAATGACCTGATGAGAGCCGTCCCTGGAATAAGCAGCACGATGCTCTCCGCGAGGCTTCATGAAATGAACGAATGTGGCCTTATAGAGAGACATGAAGGCGATATCGTAACCTACGAACTCACGGAACGCGGCAGGGAGATTCGGAAGAGGATGCTTCCACTTATCGAATATCTTGCGGATGCTGATTAA
- a CDS encoding endonuclease III domain-containing protein, which yields MRIYSTVYDDLFRVYGDLHWWPADSKDEVVIGAVLTQNTSWKNVEKAIERLREKGLNSLAAISKCDVKDLAETIRPSGFYNQKAERLIALSKALMERFGGIDSIHDLETAVSFFSPIKGIGQETLDSILLYALDLPVFVMDKYTARFLDRCYGIRGGDIKKDVEGEIKDVERLKNLHAMIVQISKDHCKKVPECDGCPLNTKCEYYGRERRQNAFLHDKD from the coding sequence ATGCGTATATACAGCACTGTATACGATGATCTTTTTCGCGTATATGGTGACCTTCACTGGTGGCCAGCAGATTCAAAGGACGAGGTGGTCATAGGCGCAGTGCTCACCCAGAACACCTCATGGAAAAATGTGGAAAAGGCCATCGAAAGGCTAAGGGAGAAGGGCCTGAACAGCCTCGCTGCGATATCGAAATGCGATGTGAAGGATCTTGCTGAAACCATCCGACCGTCCGGTTTCTACAATCAGAAGGCGGAGCGCCTCATCGCCCTGTCCAAAGCCCTTATGGAACGTTTCGGTGGAATTGACAGTATCCATGATCTGGAGACGGCTGTATCATTCTTTTCCCCCATAAAGGGCATCGGACAGGAGACTCTGGATTCGATCTTACTCTACGCGCTGGATCTTCCCGTATTCGTCATGGATAAATACACTGCCAGATTTCTCGATAGATGCTATGGAATAAGGGGCGGCGATATCAAAAAGGATGTCGAAGGCGAGATAAAAGATGTTGAACGCCTGAAGAATTTGCATGCAATGATCGTACAGATTTCAAAGGATCACTGCAAAAAGGTACCAGAATGTGATGGATGCCCTTTAAATACGAAATGCGAATATTATGGGCGTGAAAGGCGACAGAACGCTTTCCTGCATGATAAAGACTGA
- the eif2g gene encoding translation initiation factor IF-2 subunit gamma gives MISKLKMPQPSVNIGMVGHVDHGKSTLTLALTGTKTDTHSEEIKRGISIKLGYADTPIYRCYDSSGNVHYTREKGENCDLERVISIVDAPGHETLMATMLSGSALMNGALLVIAANEHCPQPQTREHLTALEIMGIKNIIIVQNKIDLVTRERAIESYREIKNFVKGSIAENAPIIPVSAYHSTNIDALFEAIEKYIPSPKFNENDDPIMYIARSFDINRPGTPVSELKGGVIGGSLTQGEFALGDEIEIVPGIQTTKGNKTVWNNVTTEVVSLMAGKYSYDRIRPGGLAAIGTKLDPFLTKGDAFTGRIAGHVGKVPPVAFSMRLESHLLKRVVGSDQELNVEPIRPKETLMFTVATANTVGVVNAMKGSEIEVSLKYPVAAFNGMRVAIGRRVMNRWRLIGYGIIQSLE, from the coding sequence ATGATCAGCAAGCTTAAGATGCCTCAGCCTTCGGTCAATATAGGGATGGTCGGCCACGTTGACCACGGAAAGAGTACGCTAACGCTGGCTCTGACAGGCACGAAGACCGATACCCATTCGGAGGAGATAAAGAGAGGCATCTCGATAAAGCTTGGTTATGCAGATACGCCCATATACAGGTGCTACGATTCCTCTGGTAACGTGCATTACACGCGGGAAAAAGGGGAAAATTGCGATCTAGAAAGAGTCATATCGATCGTGGATGCGCCGGGTCACGAAACACTGATGGCAACCATGCTGTCAGGATCCGCGCTTATGAACGGTGCCCTTCTAGTCATAGCTGCAAATGAGCACTGCCCACAACCACAGACAAGGGAACATCTTACCGCACTTGAGATCATGGGCATAAAAAATATAATAATAGTGCAGAACAAGATAGATCTTGTAACAAGGGAGCGAGCAATCGAAAGTTACAGGGAAATAAAGAATTTTGTCAAGGGCAGCATTGCAGAGAATGCCCCAATAATTCCAGTGAGCGCGTACCACAGCACCAACATAGATGCGCTGTTTGAAGCCATAGAAAAGTACATTCCATCGCCTAAGTTCAATGAAAATGACGATCCCATAATGTATATTGCAAGATCATTTGACATAAACAGGCCGGGCACGCCCGTAAGTGAACTGAAAGGCGGAGTCATTGGCGGATCCTTGACGCAGGGAGAATTTGCCCTGGGCGATGAGATCGAGATAGTACCGGGAATACAGACAACGAAGGGAAACAAGACTGTATGGAACAACGTCACCACTGAGGTTGTGAGCCTGATGGCCGGCAAGTACTCATATGACAGGATAAGGCCAGGTGGATTGGCAGCCATTGGCACGAAGCTCGATCCGTTTCTCACAAAGGGAGATGCCTTCACAGGAAGGATCGCAGGGCACGTGGGCAAGGTTCCTCCAGTTGCGTTCTCCATGAGGCTGGAATCGCACCTGCTCAAGAGAGTTGTCGGATCCGATCAGGAACTGAACGTTGAACCCATAAGGCCAAAGGAAACTTTGATGTTCACCGTTGCAACAGCAAACACCGTCGGTGTTGTTAACGCCATGAAGGGCAGCGAAATAGAGGTTTCGCTGAAGTATCCAGTGGCAGCATTCAACGGCATGCGCGTAGCAATAGGTAGGCGTGTTATGAACAGATGGCGCCTGATCGGCTATGGTATAATTCAGTCTCTGGAATAA